In the genome of Candidatus Electrothrix rattekaaiensis, the window GATATTCATAATGGTAACCCGTCCCCAAATGAGTATCCTTCTAGCGCATCAGATTATACTGCATTGACTTGGGCTGTTGAACAGGGACATCCTGCAGTTGTACAATTATTAATAGATAGAGGGGCAGATATAAATGTAAAAGTCAAACTATATGACAGCTCATCAGGGCATACGGTCAATGCCCTGTTATATATGTTAATAAATTCCGGAGAGCGTCATGATGGACATAAAAGGGTTGCGAAAATTTTGTTGGATAATGGAGCCGTAATACCTCCTAGACATGAAACACTTTTCAAAAATAAACTTCAGCTCCCTAAATCCCAGTCTATAGGGGAGTTGGAATTCTTAGATCCTGCCTGTGAATCCTCAACAAGCTGTAATGGAGAGTCCTTAAAAAATGCCACGTTGCAAGCAACGACTACTGGAATACTCAAAAGAGACTCTGAAACAAAGAGTAAGCCTAGAGCACTGTTTGGCAAAATAACTTCGAAATGCCCGGAATACAACAGTGTTTACTTTACGGAAGATGAATTATTTAAGATAAATACTCCTCGCAAGGGAGTGGTGACAGATGGAGTTACCCAGTTGCTTTTACGGGTCAAAAGTAGCGGCCCGGTAACATTCACCATTAAAGATGCTTCCTCTTGCGAGTTGGGTGAAGTACTATCGCATGATGAACAGGTTCTTCCTCCTTACATAGTTCCTTTTTCGTCTTCAATAGTTGATTTCAATTCAGTTCGTGTTGTGGCCAAAATAAGAATTCCCCACAATAATAACAAGTTATCATGTCGAAAATCTATTACGATACAAAATTCGTATGAAATAAAAAACGGCGACCGATATGTATTCGCTTTGTACAAAGCTCCACTCAATTTCCTCTCTGATGCCGATGCAACCAAGATTACCAAGAAGACGGCTGTGATAGAGGCGACAGACTCTGCGGGGAACTCTGTTACCAAGGAATTGGAACTTGTTCCTCCTCCAGTTGTTTTAGTTCATGGTTTATGGAGTGATAAAGGTGCTTGGGATAAAAACGAAATGAGGCTCGTTCGAACTGAAGATGGTAGACCATATGGTACTAATTATGGCACTGGATATGAAAACAAACCAGCAGGCCTTAATTCTCTGTTAGAAGAGAAGGGATTTAAGGTGTATTCAGTAGATTATTCTAAATATCCTGCTTCTACGTTCAATCCGCAGTCCGCAAGTTATTCGATAGGCCAACTTGTCGGAGAAACCAATTATGCTTTATACGACCATCGAAAGAACGGGATCGCCGCTTCTCAGGTTGATGTTGTCGGACACAGCATGGGCGGATTAATTACACGGGCAAGAACAACTTGGATGGGCGATAAATACAAAAAAATATCCAACTACAACAAAGGTGATTTTCATAAAATTATTACGATAGGGACACCGCATCAAGGATCGCCTTTTGGAAGCCTTTTGTCTGAATGCAAGGATAATGAACATATTATAGATATGGGCTGTCGCTATCCTGATGAAGAATGTTACAGAAAATGTGAGCATTCCCCAGGCCCTGTATTGAAATGTAAAGAGAAATGTAAAACACATATTTGCAGGAGCGATCGTATCACCCTGGAACAATGGATGATAGATCACGATAAATCAATGGGTCAAGGGGTATATGACCTTCAAGTCGGAAGTGAGGCAATTGCCAATATTCCGATGACCCGTATCCCTTCTCATGCCATTATCGGCATCGCTCCAGACACTCCTTTAATTGAGTTGGGCCTTAATTCTCTCTTTAGGTTTTACTTTCTCTTAGGAAAACTTGGTATTAAAATGGTAAATGGCTCTTCCGTAACTATTGATGAGCTGTTAGGCAAACTTCATGACACGATAGTACCTGCAAAAAGTCAACACGGAGGACTATCAGGAAAGAGAGTCAGCGTAGTTCCCGGAATTGTCCATACGTTTGGAGTGACTGAAGATGGTGAGACAACATCGGATAAAGTTTATAGCCATGTTTTACGACTGCTGCTCAATGAAAAAATAGAGATGGATACCGCCTCGTTTCGTCCTAAAGAAACAGAACAGTGGGGGTTTTTTACAAACTTCAGCACCCCAACGCAGGAAAAATACACTAATTGCGATACGCTTGATCAGTCTTCAACAGAAGTACCGCCTTCGAATGCAACTATCAAGTATGAACCACTTTCGGGTACAGTTGTTAAACCGAGCGAGAACGTAGAAATTAAATTTGATATACAGGGAGGAGAAAAGCAGGAATTTGCTTTCTTCCAAATAGGCAACGAAGTGATGCGAGTTGAAGGAGAACCTCCCTATGTTGTCAAATATAAAATTCCATCGAATAAGGCGGGAAAAATAAGCATCCATGCGGATACAATCGGTTCTAATAAAGAAGCATATTCTTTTGAATCACATGTGGTTGTTGTACCCGAAGGAACACCGGTTTCAATCAGCTCTTCACGAGAAGATGTTTTGCTGTCCCAAGTCGGTTCAACCCATCAACTTGAGGTTATAGGGAAATATCCTGACGGCTCGAAATTCAATATTGCAGAGGGAGAATTAGGCACAACCTATGCAACAGAAAGCGACACGGAAGACATCATCACCGTTTCACCGGACGGACTTATTGAAGCAAAGGAAGAAGGACTGGATTCAGTTCTTATTACCAACTCCGGACATTCTATTAAAGTCCCTGTATATGTCGGCACTCCGCCTTCTTTAGAACAGGCAGAGCAGTTATATAAAGACGGCAAAGATAAAGCCGCATTTGCAGCAATGCAGCATTTGGCTGAAGATGGCAACTTACAGGCTCAATACTATTTGGGCTTTATGTATCACACCACCTCGGAAGATAAAGAGCTTGTTGTGAAATGGTGGACCGAAGCGGCAGAGCAAGGGTATGTGGCAGCACAGAATACTTTAGCTTGGCTTTATGCAACCTCTAAGGAGCCTAAATATCAGGACGGTACCAAGGCTTTACAATATGGATTAAAAGCGACTTCTCAAATAAAAGATTGGTCTGCTCGTGCAAAAGCTTACTATTTAGATACACTTGCAGCAGCGCATGCCCGAAACGGTCAATTTGACAAGGCGATAAAAGCCCAAGAGGAAGCGATTTCATTCTTGCAGCAAACCAAAAAGGAAATAAGTTTACTGAATAAATTTCAAACACGACTTGAATTGTATAAGAACGGCCAACCCTATGTTGAGTAAGGCCCCCTGTGTACGGCAACCGGGCACGTGTGCTCAATTTACAACTCAGTTAAGCCCCAGTTGGAGGCATTATCTGCGATGGAAGCAAGAAGAGCAAAAAAGGACATCTCTACGTTGAAGACAGAAATTACAAAAATACTCAATGCTGTTCCCAATAACAAAAAAGCACCTGACTGGGATGCTGTTCAGCAGAAGACATAGAAGATGCAACTGCCCGAAACAAAAAAAGCTGTTAAATGCCTTCGGACTTACTCCCTCTCAAGGACCGCATTAACAATAGCATCCAGCCGTTCAAGCAATTAAAGCGGTAAAGAAACCAACGGATATTGCACCTGCCTGCGCTGTTTGTTTATATTGATGACTGTGTCCACTTGCTGAGCAGAGGGGGGATTTATGCCAAAGCGGGGACAGGTAAAAATGAACTTCTTACTCAAATATCAACCGACCAAACTCGCATCTATCAGGCTTTCATACGGAATCCCCAACCCATGATGCAGCTTGACAATCTGTTTCATTGAAAGAGAACGTTTTCGGTTGAGGACATCGCTGACTCTGCTTTTCCTGCCGAGAAACTGTTCCAGATCTTTACGGGTCAACTCCATCTGATCCATGCGGAAAAGGATCGCCTGCACCGGATCAGACGGGGGCATGGGATAATGTTTTTCTTCATACGCCTCCGCCAAGGTCAATAAAATATCGAGTTCATCGCCGTCCGGTGTGTTAATCTCCACTCCCCAAAGCTCTTCGATACGTTTCAGGCTTTGCTTGTATGACTGTTCATCTCGAATTGGTTTAATCATCATAATTAATCCACCTCCGTAACATTGATGGAATCATATTCTTTGTGGGTGCCGACAAATTTGATATACATCGCCTGTCTCGGATAATCCATAGCGCATACCACCCTATAATTATTTCCTTTAACATTGAACACCACTCGGTTGTCACCAACAAAA includes:
- a CDS encoding ankyrin repeat domain-containing protein, yielding MNKYMLSAVLSLCLVSLFSNVAASTPKPAGEVKSLFELIGDLESEEELQKSIQTYLNFLQSAKSGDFKAVKNYLDSGIYLNALIIEGNIQIASGVQAPSHGYHVFPVRSGGRLSCLQQVDPRYDYDDYTALIMAAQEGHTEIVKLLRQHGANLNSTKIYHKRSGYELSGETALTVAAANGHIETVKYLINEGAEVNPQKGFAETPLMWAIFNGHYDMVKLLLEKGAKIDSLSNIYCDNENKTDIDKSNYHLADALKDEEMLNFCVQFYGPLRAEPALILAAQEGLTDIVKLLIEKKSNINIKDLYSYTPLIAAAENGHHHIVKILLEAGADVNAVNIEGNTALIKAAENRHSDTVQVLLEYHADINIKNRVDHANHSALTIAASKGYRDLVEILLDNGADIHNGNPSPNEYPSSASDYTALTWAVEQGHPAVVQLLIDRGADINVKVKLYDSSSGHTVNALLYMLINSGERHDGHKRVAKILLDNGAVIPPRHETLFKNKLQLPKSQSIGELEFLDPACESSTSCNGESLKNATLQATTTGILKRDSETKSKPRALFGKITSKCPEYNSVYFTEDELFKINTPRKGVVTDGVTQLLLRVKSSGPVTFTIKDASSCELGEVLSHDEQVLPPYIVPFSSSIVDFNSVRVVAKIRIPHNNNKLSCRKSITIQNSYEIKNGDRYVFALYKAPLNFLSDADATKITKKTAVIEATDSAGNSVTKELELVPPPVVLVHGLWSDKGAWDKNEMRLVRTEDGRPYGTNYGTGYENKPAGLNSLLEEKGFKVYSVDYSKYPASTFNPQSASYSIGQLVGETNYALYDHRKNGIAASQVDVVGHSMGGLITRARTTWMGDKYKKISNYNKGDFHKIITIGTPHQGSPFGSLLSECKDNEHIIDMGCRYPDEECYRKCEHSPGPVLKCKEKCKTHICRSDRITLEQWMIDHDKSMGQGVYDLQVGSEAIANIPMTRIPSHAIIGIAPDTPLIELGLNSLFRFYFLLGKLGIKMVNGSSVTIDELLGKLHDTIVPAKSQHGGLSGKRVSVVPGIVHTFGVTEDGETTSDKVYSHVLRLLLNEKIEMDTASFRPKETEQWGFFTNFSTPTQEKYTNCDTLDQSSTEVPPSNATIKYEPLSGTVVKPSENVEIKFDIQGGEKQEFAFFQIGNEVMRVEGEPPYVVKYKIPSNKAGKISIHADTIGSNKEAYSFESHVVVVPEGTPVSISSSREDVLLSQVGSTHQLEVIGKYPDGSKFNIAEGELGTTYATESDTEDIITVSPDGLIEAKEEGLDSVLITNSGHSIKVPVYVGTPPSLEQAEQLYKDGKDKAAFAAMQHLAEDGNLQAQYYLGFMYHTTSEDKELVVKWWTEAAEQGYVAAQNTLAWLYATSKEPKYQDGTKALQYGLKATSQIKDWSARAKAYYLDTLAAAHARNGQFDKAIKAQEEAISFLQQTKKEISLLNKFQTRLELYKNGQPYVE